Part of the Flavobacterium sp. KS-LB2 genome is shown below.
AGACAACAAACTCCGGCACCTTCGCCAAGAATCATCGTGTTTTGCTTTTTATCTAAATCGAGTGCACGATTTGGCCATTCGACAAGCTCAGGATGATAATTATTGACATTAGAATAAATTTTCAGTGCACGCATTTGGGCAATCGTAAAATCCGTTAATGGCGCTTCACTACCACCCACTAAAAACTTATCAGCCATTCCCGCTCTAAGCCAAGCCACTCCATTTAATACTGAGTGTAAAGCGGTTGAACACGTGATAGAATGCGATATTTCAGGGCCGGAACTTTGTAAATCATGGGCGACCCAAGAGGAAATATTCCCCAAAGTAGTCGTTGGCGAAGACAATGTTTGTGCTTTTCCAGTTTTTAAATATTCTTGATAATGCTTTTCAAATAAATCTGTCGCACCACGAGACGAACCAATGTTAATTCCAAAAATATCATTTTGTGTCCAACCCGCATTTTGCATCGCTTTTCGCGAAGCCGCCATGGCATACAAAACTGATTTATCTAGGAATTTGTATTTGCTGTCTGATGCTGTTAAGTCGGCAACCACTTGTTCAGAATCACTGTCCAGCTTAGCAACAAACGTTTTCTTATGGTCTAAAACATGTTCCGTAAAACAATGATTTTCATCAAGATATTTTTCCCAAATAGCCTCAGGTGTATTTCCTAAAGGTGAAATGGAAGCTATAGCGGTTATGGAGATTATTTGTTGTTGCAAGTGGATAATTTTTTATTTTGTTTCGCGAAAATTCAAAAAGAAAACTCGAAGATGCGCTACATCTTACTATTACAAAAGAAAATTTTTAATCCTCTTTCGTTGTGAGTCGCTGCGTTTTCTTTGTGAATCTTTGTATAATAACTTTGGAGGCAAAATTAAACTATTTCTAAAGCATTTTCGACTACTTGATACACTTTTTGCAACTGCTCATCGGTAATAATATAAGGAGGCAAAATGTAAACAATATTACCCACTGGACGCAGAATCACACCATTTTCGATAAAGAAATCATAGAGTTTATTACGCAGTGTTCCATAGTAACTGGCTGAACTTTCGGTTTTTATTTCTAAAGCAAAAATGACTCCCAATACACGAGTTGTAACTACTTTTGGATGAATTTTTATATGTTCTTGAAATTCCAAATGACGTTTATTCACTCTACTAATATTAGCTTTCATTTCATCCGTTTCCAACAACTCCAAACTAGCCAAAGCCGCCGCACAACCTGTTGGATTAGCTGTAAAGGTGTGTCCATGAAACAATGCTTTGTTAATGTCGTCATCATAAAAAGCATCGAATAAATCCTGAGTAAAAGTCGTAATCGCCATAGGAATAGTTCCTCCGGTCAATGCTTTGGACAGACACATCATGTCTGGTTTTTCCACCAAATAATCCGTTGCAAAAGTTTTTCCGGTTTTGCCAAAGCCTGTCATCACTTCATCCGCAATAGTTAAGACATTATTCTCCTGACAAATTCGCATTAATTTATCTAATGATTCCGGTTCGTACATCACCATTCCTGCGGCTCCTTGAACCAATGGCTCAAAAATAAAACCCGCACAATTGTTGTTTTTTATAACAGATTGTAAAGCATCATAACTTTCCTGCTCCTGTCCTTTAACGGGAACTGGAATCCGAACCACATCAATAAACATTCCTTGAAAAGCTTCTATAAAAAACGAGATTCCGCTTGCTGCCATAGCACCAAAAGTATCGCCATGAAAAGCATTTTCGAAAGCAATTATCGTAGTTCTCTTTTCTCCTTTATTGAAAAAATACTGTAAAGCGACCTTAATCGCAACTTCAACAGCCGTAGAGCCATTATCAGAAAAGAATATTTTTTGTTGGTTTTTTGGTAAAATTTCCATCAATTTCTCTGCTACCAAAATAGCGGGTTCATGTGTAAATCCACCAAATAACACATGTTCTAAAGTCGTGAGTTGTTTGTAAATTGCATCTGCAATAAATGTGTTGGAATGTCCGTAAGGATTCACCCACCAAGAGGCGATTGCATCAATATATTCCTTATTATTTTCGTCCCAAAGCAAAGCGCCTTTCCCTTTTTTAATGGCAATTGGCAACGCTGCTGTTTTGTGTTGGGTATACGGATGCCAAAGATATTGACCGTCTCTTTCTGTTAAGTTCATTTTGCAAAGATAAAAGAAGCAAGCTACAAGAAGCGAGAAAAACATAAAAACAAGTCTTGATTCTTTCTTCTTGATTCTCAATTTTTATAAACTGAATAGATTTTCTCTAAATCGGTCTGCGTATTCTTTAATTACATTTTGGTCAAAATAGGGTTCTTGTTCTATTCTTCCAATACTCTTTATGCCAGTTTTACTTAAAATTATTTCCTCAGTAGCTTTATTTTCATCACCGGAGAAAACTATTCCCGCAACTGCAATTTTTCTATTTTGCAAGGCTTCAACTGTCAATAATGTATGATTGATGCTTCCTAAATAATGTCGCGAAACCACAATCACTTTATAATCCTTTTGGATTAAATCAATCACACAATCAGTATCATTTAATGGTACGAAAACACCTCCCGCACCTTCAACAACCAAATGATTTTCTGTTTTGGGTTCAATAATTTTCTTTAAATCAATCACAATTCCGTCCAATTCAGCTGCAAGATGTGGACTTGCAGGCGTGTTCAAAGCATAGCTATTGGGATGAATCACTGTTTTTTCATTAGACAAAAATGATTTGACTTTATGACTGTCGGAGTTTTGTAAATCGCCTGCTTGAACAGGTTTCCAATAATCAGCTTCTAAAGCTTCTGTAATAATGGCTGACGCGATGGTTTTGCCAACATCGGTTCCAATTCCTGTTATAAATAGTTTCATAAGTTTGGCACACGGATGAC
Proteins encoded:
- a CDS encoding beta-ketoacyl synthase N-terminal-like domain-containing protein, with the protein product MQQQIISITAIASISPLGNTPEAIWEKYLDENHCFTEHVLDHKKTFVAKLDSDSEQVVADLTASDSKYKFLDKSVLYAMAASRKAMQNAGWTQNDIFGINIGSSRGATDLFEKHYQEYLKTGKAQTLSSPTTTLGNISSWVAHDLQSSGPEISHSITCSTALHSVLNGVAWLRAGMADKFLVGGSEAPLTDFTIAQMRALKIYSNVNNYHPELVEWPNRALDLDKKQNTMILGEGAGVCCLEIGKKANSLAYIEGIGYATEVLEHNISISAEATCFQKSMKMALQNTDSSEVDVIVMHAPGTIKGDLTEYKAIEKIFGESLPLLTTNKWKIGHTFGASGILSMEFAILMMQHNRFVGVPFAKAQIQTKPIRKVLINAVGFGGNAVSVLLSL
- the bioA gene encoding adenosylmethionine--8-amino-7-oxononanoate transaminase, with the translated sequence MNLTERDGQYLWHPYTQHKTAALPIAIKKGKGALLWDENNKEYIDAIASWWVNPYGHSNTFIADAIYKQLTTLEHVLFGGFTHEPAILVAEKLMEILPKNQQKIFFSDNGSTAVEVAIKVALQYFFNKGEKRTTIIAFENAFHGDTFGAMAASGISFFIEAFQGMFIDVVRIPVPVKGQEQESYDALQSVIKNNNCAGFIFEPLVQGAAGMVMYEPESLDKLMRICQENNVLTIADEVMTGFGKTGKTFATDYLVEKPDMMCLSKALTGGTIPMAITTFTQDLFDAFYDDDINKALFHGHTFTANPTGCAAALASLELLETDEMKANISRVNKRHLEFQEHIKIHPKVVTTRVLGVIFALEIKTESSASYYGTLRNKLYDFFIENGVILRPVGNIVYILPPYIITDEQLQKVYQVVENALEIV
- the bioD gene encoding dethiobiotin synthase, whose amino-acid sequence is MKLFITGIGTDVGKTIASAIITEALEADYWKPVQAGDLQNSDSHKVKSFLSNEKTVIHPNSYALNTPASPHLAAELDGIVIDLKKIIEPKTENHLVVEGAGGVFVPLNDTDCVIDLIQKDYKVIVVSRHYLGSINHTLLTVEALQNRKIAVAGIVFSGDENKATEEIILSKTGIKSIGRIEQEPYFDQNVIKEYADRFRENLFSL